CTTGGATAGCTGAGGGGTTATTTATTAAAGCAGAACTAGCATCTAAAGGGGTTCAGAATCCAATGCCAACGAAAGAGTATATGGAAAAGCAGCCAGAGTTAATTGCAGCTCTAGTCAAGCCTATTGCAAACGTTTTGCTTAAGTCTCGGGAGTTAGCGAAAGAGTTAAACACATAACAAAAACATCAAGTTGACGCGTTTTGCTCGGCGTTTTTGGTTTGAAGTGCGGTGCGCTTGGTGAGTTAATCATGGCGCAACTTATGTTGGCGTTAGTTGCACTTAGAAATTTACTGGTCACATCACTATCTCGTTAGCTACGCAGCGATAAGCCCCACTGCTTAACTTTCTTTCCGGTGGCAGCGTGAAAGCGTAATTCGCTTTGGCAATCGAGGTTTCGCGGCACTGCTTTTTGTGTCCGTCCGTGAGCAACAGAAGTGACATCTTCCTTAACCTGTTTTTCAGTGACTTCGGTGGTTTCTTTTTTGCGCCAACTCGCATTAATCGAAATATGTCAGTTCTGTCAGCTATCAAGCACGGCATGGTGATAGTAATTTAGATTGCGGTAAGCAATGAGTATCTTGGCGTAAGTAAGGGAATAGGGGCGTAGGCAACTAACAAATTACTCAAACGGACGCTATACGTGTGTCGCTTTTGGTTTGAAGTTTAGAGTGTTTGGTAAGGTTAGTCGTACGCGCTGTTTAGCAAAGCGTTATATTTACAATCAAGGTCAGGTGAAATATGGTCAAAGAGAAAGATGGCGTATTCGTATATGCCGATGAATCTGGTCACTCAGGTAAAGACATTTTCAACGAAGGATCACCCCTTTACTATCAAGGGTCTGTGATCTCTGTTGGTGATATTGAACCTATAGTATCTCCAATAGTCGCAAAGTATTGCGATGAGAACGGTTTAGAACGATTACATGGTTTTGAGCTTGGTGAGCAAAAGGTTAATGCTCTATGTATAGAATTGCTTGATGCATTAAAAGAAATAGATTGGCAGCTCCATTATACCTTAATAGAAAAACGCTACATTGCTCCGACAAAGTTCGTAGATACTATTTTTGACTCATACGACAATCCAGCTGTACATCCGTTGTGGTATTTAACAGATCTGTTTAGGCATACGCTGTGCGTATTGATCGACGACATGATGGAAGAAGGTGAGCTTAATAAAAAGTTTTGGAGTTGTTACTTAGCTGATGATATCGATGGTTTAATCGAAATATCTAAGGTTCTTTTGGAGCGAGCTCCGTTTATCTTCGATGCTCGAGCTTGTGAAGTGGTCACGGATGGTTTGACTTATGCGATTGATAATCCGGAAATATTCACATTAACAGCAGCCAAAGGAAAAAGCGCATACAAAAAAGAAACGCCAAACATTGTTGCTTTTTCAAGCCTTCTTACTGCTATTCACCGTTTTTGCAAACCAAGAGGTTTAAGTGTCTCTGCTTTGGTTCACGACCAAAGTGATGAATTTAAAGGAACAATGCGTGAGTACCACAAAATATTCTTCGGTGTAGACTATGAGGAAGATAAGTTTGGAGGTGTCCCGCAATTTGAAAGAGTTGAATATGGTCTAGGTGAGTTCAAGTTAGAGTCATCTAAAAACTCTTCAGGTTTGCAAGTTGTAGATTTATTCTTGTGGCTGATTCAAAGGGATATTAAAGACCAAAACTTGTTGCTAACGAAGAGTCAAATTCTTGAAAAAGCTGAAGACTTCCGTATATCACGAGGAATGTCCTTAGCTATAATCAAAGCTCGACAATTTCAGCTTATGCAACAAGAACTGTCGCCTGAACAATTAGAAGCTGGAAAAAGACTGAATAAAAAAATTCTAGCTAATCAGTCAGCTAAGATGAAAAAGTAAATATAACAATCTGTTTAAGAGTGATTCGCAACGCTTGGCATTTTTGCTATGCGTTGCGTTTAGTGTTTAAGGTGGTATGCGGGAGATTCGGTATAGCGTTGCTCATCACCTTAACACGGCGTTATGTAGTAAAGCGTACAACATATACTGATAGAGTAGATTATGACTGAATCAACAACAACATTCTTAAAGATAGTATCGTCACTTGTATCGCCCAAAACTTCCATTAAGTTTATTTCAATCGCTGCCGTACTAATTTTATCGTGGAATAATTTATCGTTGGTAGTTGAAGGCTCTAAGATTCCAGAAGAACATAAGAGCTTAATGGTCTTATTTTTGTCACTTGGTCTTGGTTCACTAATGGGTGATGCTGTCTATTCAATATATCGTCATATATATAATGTTACTATAAAAAGATACACCTCGACATATGAAGAAAAGCAATCAAGAAAAAGAAGTGAAGAAGCATTAAAAGAAAGAGTTAACTCATTTAAACATATGTATCCTTATTTGTCTTATGAGACCAAGCAATTAATTTGGGATTTGTCTGAAAAGCCAAAGTCTATTTATGACTGGGGAGATTCTGATGTTCAGTTTGAGGCTATATTAAATAATGGGTATGCATATAAAATATCTAGCTTAACCGACACCACTGGATTGTATGGATTGTCTCCAGAAATATCAGATTATATATCTTCTATTTTAAGCGAAGAAGTTGAAAGTTTAATTAGAAGTATTGAGAGCGACAAAAGATTGGGTTATCAAGAAGTATGGAAAACTATTACGAGTAAAGATTTTGTACCTACAATAAAATTCGAGGATTTAAAGTCAATACTAAATGATTGTTATCCTGTTCTTTCTGTGCAGTATCAATATGAAAATGATGACTGTTTTTCTAAAATTATAGGTATTGATATTTCATTTGGTAAGCGGTTTGAGGAGATACTTTATAAGATGACGCATGGTTCATTGTACAAACGGTCGTTTTCGGTAAAAAATAGTGAAATACTACATAACAAAGCGTTTAAGGCCGATTCTCAACGCTTGGCATTTTCAGTTCAAGATTGAGTTTAGTGTTTACGGTGGCAAGATTAAGTTTCGTGATAGCGTTGCTCACTACTTAACGCGGCGTTAGATGCCTTATTGATTTCGGAGAATAAATGGAAGTAATCATCGAACAAGAAATTGCGTTGCACCAATTCGAAGTCAGACAAAATATAGTAGAAATTGAGCGACTTATCCATCCTGACTTTAGAGAAGTTGGTAGATCAGGTAATAGCTACGACTTCAAATCAATTGTTCGAATGATGGAAGCGGAGAAACCATCAAACGTGCAGGTACACTCCCAGAACTATGAATGTGTCGCATTAGAACCAACGGTTCAACTGTTGACCTATGAAACCGCGTTAATCGATGATAGTGGTCAAGTCAGCAACTTTACAAAGCGCAGCTCCATTTGGGTTCTTGTCGGAGAGCTTTGGCAGCTTAAATATCATCAAGGTACACCATGTGACATATTTGAAATAAAGGTATCGCGCAAGGGCACCTAACAAGTTACTCAAGTGGACGCGTAACGTTCGGCGGTTTTGGTTTGAAGTTACGGGAACTTGGTAAAGTAAGTCGTATGCGCCACTTAGTAAGGCGTTATGTCTAAGTTCTGAATCTTGCGTACATAATCTACAAGAATGGTTGCTAATTTCATGGAGGCTTTATGGGTGAACTGTTCCAAAAGTTACTAGACCTAGTATTACCGAAAGTTAAAGGTGTTATTGAAACGACTTTTAATCTGTGGATTTCCCCAGTTTCAACTTTGAGCGAAAAGTTGAGAGAGGGACAACAAATTAGTTTTAGTCTCTTGTTTTTCCTCGTAATGAGCACGCTAGCATACTCTATATTGCTGTTCGGCCTTCTATCTGGAAAAATAGAACTAGATCCATATAAGCTTGGCTTTGGGTTCGTACTAAGCCAATTCATAATGCTTGTTTTCTATTCGCTGGCTGCGTTACTTGCCTTAAAGATTTCTCGTGTAAAAGCAACATGGAGAAAAGTCTTGATGTCGACGGCGTATCTGTATGGTCAAGTGACTATAGCTGCAGCCACATTATGTTCGATTGTTATCTATGCGGTACTCAATGGAGTGTGTGATGTACAGTCTGGTATATGGTTATCTTTGATAGTTGGCTTTTTTCTATTATGTTTTGGTTGGCGTTTAATGTGTAAGGTACTTGACGCTACTCGTACTCAAACGGTCGTGTCTTTTGTCATAGTCTCTATTTTAATAATTCCAATCGCCCCCGCTTTAGGAGTGATTAGTAGACCTCTGGTGCATTTTTAGACATAACAAACTGCTCAAGAGGGATTCGCAACGCGTGGCATTTTTACTATGCGTTGAATTTAGTGATTAAGGTGGTTTGCGGCGGCTTCGGTATTGCGTTGCTCACCCCTTAGCAAGGCGTTATGTTTTAAGGAGAACACTTGGTATCTTCAATTAGTATCAGTTTGCCTCAAGCTCCAGTATTCAAAGAGGATATTGCTGCAAATATCCATCAACACCTTGTCGCTATAGAAGCGTCTGCATCGCTTGGTGCAGATTTGGTAGTGTTTCCCGAATTGTCATTGACGGGCTACGAGTTAAAATCTCTAGCAAAGTTAGCTCAAGGAAAAAACCTTCGAATTTCTCACAACTATCTCAAGCTGCGATTAAACATAACATTTCGGTTATCGTAGGTTGTCCGCTTGATTCTGGTCACACCCTAAAACCATCTATTGGCGCTGTGATTTGCCATCCTGATGGACACGTCGAATTTTACGAAAAACAGTATCTACATGACGGTGAACATGAGTATTGCTCATCGGGCTCTGAAGATTATTTTCTCACCATCAAAGGGTATAAAATTGCGTTGGCAATTTGTGCTGATTTCTCTTGCCCTGAACATGTTACAAGAGCTAAACAGTCGGGTGCTGACGTTTATCTAGCGAGTGCATTGATTTCGAACGCAGGCTATTCTACAGATGCTAGGTTGCTCGCCGATATTGCTGCTAGTAATGGTATGCCTGTTCTGCTAAGTAATCACATTTCACCAACGGGTGGTTGGTTAGTTTGTGGCAATAACTCTATATGGGATAGTGAAGGCAAATTGGTTACGAGTTCAGAGTCCGTAGAGGAGTGCTTTGTATTTTGTACTATCATGGGTAGTACGGTGGGCGCTTCCAAACATAACAAATTGCTTAAGAGTGACGGCTAACTTTTGGCATTTTTGGTTCTATTGGGTTTAGTTATTACATTGGCTTTGCTTGGGTTTCGTGGTTTTACCCGCATCTTAGCAAGGCATTAAGTTATTTAGGAGTTCTATTCGTAAATGGAAGTAAATTGTTCAAGCTGTAAAGCAAAAATAAATTCTGAAAATATAAATATTTCAAGAGATATAGCATACTGTGTAAGTTGCGAGAGTCTTACATCTCTGTCTTCATTATTAGAATCTATACCGAGTAGTAACTTTGATGCCACTCAATCTATTAAAGGAGTTCGAGTTTCAGACAATGGCTACAAATGGTCTATTGAAGCTTCAAATCGAAGTTTAATGGCTCTTTTTCTAGTTCCTTTTACGCTTGTTTGGGCTGGAGGTTCGCTGTCTGGTATTTATGGTACTCAATTGGAAAATGGAGAATTTGACCCGAGTTTATCTCTCTGGGGGCTACCTTTCCTTATCGGTAGCATCGTTTTAATAAGTATTACGCTAATGAGCCTTTTTGGTAGAACATATGTTTCTAATGAAAATGGAAAGGCTCTTATTTTTATTGGAATAGGTTCTGCTGGCTGGTATAGAAGGTTTGACTGGGAAAATATAGATAGAGTAAAAGAGAGCGAATCAAGACAACACACACTTGTATCATTGGAAGGCAATAAGAGGCTAAGTTTAGGCTGGGGATTAAGTAGTGAAAAGCTCTACTATATGTCTAACTTCTTAAAAACCAAGTTGAAAAATTAACTCACAAAATTGCTCAAGTCGACAGCTAACGCTCGGCACTTTTGGTTTGGTTGAGTTCGGTGATTAAGGGGCTTAGCTTGAGTGTTGCGTTCGTTAGCTGCAACTTAACAAAGCGTTAGTCGCAAAGAGGAAAGCATGGATTTCGAGTTAGATTTAGCTCCTTCAGATGAGAGCATTAATGATATTAGAAATGGATTGGTTGAGCACAACACTCCTTATTTGGGTGAAGTAAGTCATCATAGCGTAGCCTTCTTTGTAAAACAGGATGGAAAGAAAGTTGGTGGTATCACGGCAGAAATTCTTGGTGATTGGCTCCTCATTAAATATTTATGGGTTGATAAATCGCTTCGAAGTGTGGGTGTAGGTAGCAAGCTATTAAATAAGCTGGAAGTGCACGCCAAGGAGCAAGGTTGTCATTCGTCGATGGTTGATACATTTAGCTTTCAAGCTAAATCATTTTATGAAAAGCGGGGCTATGTATGTCACATGACGCTAGAAAATTACCCTGTTGAGCATGCACGGCACTTTTTCACAAAGAAGTTGAGTTGAGCGGCTAATAAACCGTTCAAGAGTGATTTGCTACGCTTAGCACTTTTACTATGCGTTGGGGCTCGTGTTCAAGGTAGTGTGCGGCGACTTCAGTATTGCGTTGCCCACACCTCAACAGAGCGTTCTGCGACCTAAAGGAAATTGAGATTTATGGATAAATTTTCAATGCTTCAGAAAATGGGTGCAGGAGACTTTCAGCACCTAAACGGTTCATTGGAGGCGCACCTAAAAGGCACTGAACAAGTTTTAATTGATTGGGGTAGTAGCGAGTTACTTCAAATCGCTGGTCTTTTCCATGCTGCTTATGGAACCGCGGGGTTCGATGAAAGTATGGTGTCGCTGAGCCAGCGTCAAGAGATAGCAAGAATTATTGGCACTGATGAAGAAGCATTGGTTTACTTGTATTGCTCATGTGACAGAGACTATGTGTTCCCTCAATTTGGCAAAGTGCTAGAAATCCAATTTAAAGACAGATTTACTGGCTCAACATTCAAACTCGACGGTGTAACTGTGAAGTTGTTTTGCGAATTAACTGTCGCCAATGAGCTAGAGCTTGTTTATGGCAGTGAAGAGTTCAAGCTCAAATATGGTGCAGAGCTATTTGAGCTGTTCCAAGGTATGGACAGCTATTTAAGTACCGAGGCTAGGAAGGCGTACAAATCAGCATTGTCGAATTTCGCATAATAAATTGCTAAGGCTGACAGCTAACACTCTGCACTTGAGAGTAGGTAGAGTTTGTTGATTAAGCTGGCTTCGCTTGAGTTCCGTGGTCGTTAGCGGCTTTTTAACAAGACGTTATGCACTAGGAGGTAAAATTGTTCGATTTGCTTAAGAAAGTGGTTCTTATTAATCTCTCAGCGGCTCTTGTGGTTATAGTTCTAGCCCAGTTTGTTCCATTCTTTGCTACAACTCAGTTGGTCGACTTTCTTTTCTTTGTTGTCATTGTTATATGGGGTTTGGCGAAGCTTATGTGGGAAGGTGGTATCCATAGTAAGACGACTCGGTTAGATGACCCCAGAACAGACAAGGTCTACAAAATGGTAGAAGGGCATGATTTCGAAAAAGATGATCGCAAGCACTATCGAATGAACTATCAAACAGGTTTAGTCTTCTTTATAGCAGGGCTGCCAGCGTTTATTGCTTGTTTAGTCCTTCAATTTCTTTGAATACGAGTAGAATAATTAACCTAAGTAGATTCTCAACGTTTGGCGTTATGAACCAATACATCATGGAGATATAAATGCTAGATCAGGTAAGGGATATACTGGTACTTAACGATATTCCATTTGATGATCACAAAGACGTAGTTTACTGCAAGTTTCGTCGCGCTGGTTCAAAGGTGAAAATCTCTTACGACAGTTCAAGTAGCAGCTATATGGTATCTGCTAACGAACTTATTCAAACTATCAACACAGCCTTTTCTTTTGCTTTCGCTTTTGCCGTTCCGCATATTTTTGTTGGTCTTGAGTGGAACTGGGTAATCTCTGTGCTATCAATCTTTACGGGTACAATTGCTTTCACGCAGTTAATTTTCACTCAGTTCAAACTGTTGGATTTAAAACAGCAACTGAGACAGTCTGGCGTTTACTTGCGCTAGGGTCATAACAGTGTGTTGTTTACTTTTAGAGAAAATCAGAAGCTTATGGATGATAATTCTGAAATTTGGCGCCAGTACTACGCAAAAGCACTTTCTCGTCCGCATTCAAAACGTACTGCGTTTGCCGTCCAACTCAATGAATCAAAGCTCAAAGTAGCCACTGACTGCGGTTGTGGAACAGGTAGTGATATCGAGTATCTAGAGCAGCAAGGCTTTAACGTTCATGGCTTCGATATCAACCCTGACTCGGTCGCTATTTGTAGAGACAGGTTTGGGTCAAAGTCATTAGTGGATATTACTGAGTCTTCGTTTGAGACATTCGACTACCCAAAATCTGGAGTAGTAATCGCAAACTCAAGTTTGTTCTTTGCAGACCCAAAACAATTTGAAGCGACATGGAACAAGATTAAATCTTCAATCGAAATCGGCGGAGTGTTTGCTGGCGACTTCATGGGTTTCAAAGACAGTTGGGCTAACAACTATCTCAGCCCGATAACACCTTTATCTGAGTCAGAGGTAAAGGCTTTGTTTTCAGATTTTGAAATTGTCAGGTTCTTTGAACGTGATGAGGAAGCGAAAACTTCATTGGGGAGAATGAAGCATTGGCATACATTTTCCGTGGTCGCGGTGAAGCGGACATAGTAAGCAGTTCAAGTTTGGTGGCTAGTTCTCTACTCATGCATTAGACAATAGCTTTATGGTTCTCATAGGCTTCTTGACAAAGTAAGCTAACAAGACGTTACAAAGATGCTTCTCTTGCTCGACTATTTTCATTCAAAATAGGCTCAGTGTTTAGGGTACAAGTGAACTTGTAGTGGTTTGAAGTTGACGCTAGGTAGAGAGAATAGTTTTTGCCTATCGGCAGTGTGCTATGTGCTTGCAAGGAAATGGGAATGGAAATTACAACGGGAAAGTCTATTGAACTCATCGAAAAAGCTCAGGCTATTCGTTATCAGGTATTCACGGTGGAGCAAAACATTCCGAATGAATTGGACTTTGATGGCTTAGATTGTGTTGCGGAACATGTTCTTGTTACAGAAACGAATCAAGCTGTGGCGACAGCTCGTCTAGTTATCAATGCTGATGGCTCTTCAGTTATGGCTAGAGTCGCTGTCCTTGAAGCTTATCGAGGTCGTGGCATTGCCTCCATTGTTGTTAACAAGTTAATTGAGTATGCCAAAGAGCAAGGAGTGAGCTCTATAGAAATTCATGCCCACAGCTATTTGCGTGATTACTATGAAATATTTGGATTTGAGTTTATCCAAGAAGTAGAGATAGTTGGAGAGCATCAACTCATCGAAATGCGCTATCAATTAGCACTCACGTAAACGGCAGTACAGGGTTGGAGAGTCCAATGCACCTAAAGTACAAAATTACCGACCCCGGATGTAAAGAGTTTTCAGCGCTGGTGCAAGAGCTAAATGCCACTCTAAAAGCGATCACGACCGACACTGGTGAAAGTTCATTTGTTCGTGACGAGTTCTGTCCAAGTACGGATGGATGTATAGTGATTTATGACCAAGATATAGCGGTAGCTTGTGGGCTATTCAGGAAACATCAAAATGGCTCATGTGAACTAAAGCGTATGTTTTCCAAAGAAAAAGGCGCAGGTAGTTATCTGATTTCACAGCTTGAATCCTATGCTCTCCAAAAAGGTTATGAGCGTGCGGTGCTATCGACACGGAGAGTAAATAAGCTAGCAATCAACTTCTACAAACGACATGGTTACAGTGAGATCGAGGCATATGGAAAGTATGTGCATACAGATAGATCGATCTGTTTAGGCAAGGCCTTATGTAACTAGGAGACAATATGGATATAGCGGTTGTAACATTTGATGGATTTAATGAATTAGATTCTTTTATTGCATCGGCAATTTTAAATCGCATGAAAGACCAAGGCTGGAATGTTCAGATAACCTGCCCGACAAAGTCGGTGACGTCAATGAATGGTCTTGAGATTGTTGCTCAGCAACCATTAGAGTTTGCTAACAAAGCTGACGCAGTACTTTTTGGTAGTGGAATGCTAACAAGACAAATAGCTCGGGATGAAGCTATTTTATCGCGATTTTCCTTAGATTCGTCAAAGCAGGTGATAGGGGCGCAGTGTTCAGGAACTCTACTCTTATCTGCGTTAGGTCTGCTAAACGATGTTCCCGCTTGCACCGACTTAACGACGAAACCTTGGGTGCAGGAGTTAGGGATCGACGTTCTTGACCAACCATTGTATGCCAGCGGGAATATCGCGACATCGGGTGGTTGTTTATCGTCAACGTACTTAGCTGCGTGGATTATCTGTAAGTTGGCCAGCAAAGAAGATGCAATGGCAGCCATGCACTATGTTGCACCGGTAGGTGAAAAAGAAGCGTCACTCGATCATTGTATGTCTGTGATATCAGCTTACATTTAGAACACCGTCTAGCACAGCACTATATGCATTCAGAGTTTTACCAACGGAAGGGAATCGATGAAGTTAGCACAATTAAACATAGCATTGTCCAAATACCCATTGGACGCGCCGGAAATCAGAGATTTTGTTGATAATTTAGATTTGGTCAATGGCATAGCGGAAGAAAGTGAAGGCTTTATTTGGCGCTTAAAAGATGAAAGTGGCGATGCGACCAGTATCCAGCTATTCGATGACCCAAATATGATTGTCAACATGTCCGTTTGGGAGTCCGTCGATACGTTGAAAAACTTTATGTTTAGAACGCATCATAGAGACTTTATGCGACGCAAGAGCGAATGGTTCTATCGTCTTGATGAAGACAGTTACGTTCTTTGGTGGGTCAGTGATAACCATATTCCTACCACTGAAGAGGCTCTAGAGCGATTAGAGCATCTGCGTAAGAATGGTGATAGCCCTTATGCTTTTACTTTTAAAAGTAACTACACACCTGATGATGTATAAGTGAGCTTTCTATGGTACGAATTCGCATATGCAATACAACTTGGATTAAAAGCTAATGGAAGAGGCGATATCATCAATTTTTAGAGTTCTGGGTTCTGCTTTGAGGTCCATCGTTCAGTCAATCATTGTTGAGCGTATTGGCTACAGTATAGGTTGGATGGTCTCTAAGATTTCTACATTTGGACGTTTTCCTTCTGATAAACCTTCGAACTCAGAGCGCTCCAAAGTCAGTTATATTGGTCTCATAAGTATCGTGCTGATTCTGTTAGCCATTGCCTGTTTTAATGGTGGCTAGTCAGGTTAATAGACTAGGGCAGGCTGTTAGTGCTCATATCTTTATATGTGCCCTTATGAGTCTGGAGTGTGTATTGCTATTCATTCCGTGCATTAGACAATGTGAACAGACTCGCATCGTGATTGAGTGACAGATTTCAATTTTAGCCTTCTGTAGAACAATAAAACAGGAGGTTCTATGAAGCGTAAAATTGAGTTCGTGAAGCATCCCCACGCACTAGATGCCTGTAAGTCTTCAGTGATTGTGGGAATAGCAGTACTACTAGCATTGCAGTTTGTTTTTTCTTTGGAGCAAAGTGCGTTCACTTATGGTGGTGTGATCGTCGGCGCTGTATTTCAATACATAGCCATTATGCGCAAAAGTGAAAGTAACCTTACTGTCGATACGACCGATGTGTATTTGTTTAGTATTCCTGCGGCATTAAGATGTCAAAAGTCGATTCTTGGTAAACCGTATATCCGTGTTACCTCTTTAACGCGTTATGGCTACCATAGAGTAAAGGTTTACGAGGACTGGGTAACTGAGTGTGACTGGCAGTTTATGTTGACTAAGTGCTCATAAGATGGCGATGAAGCATAGAGTATTAATGGTTCAGTACATTTATGTGTAATTCGGATGACAAGTTTGGTGAAATCTATGATTAGCTGTGAACAATATGATTACATTGAAATAGTTTGCTTATATCACTATCCAATAGAATTAACGATGAAATCTGGAGAGCGAATTAACGGTGTTGCCTTGGATACTAAGCGCAACGACCAAAAGCAAGAGTGTATCGAGATGAAGATCGACGAAACTAAGCAGTTAGTTATTCTAGAGGACATCTCTAAACTTACAGTTAGTGTGAAAAATCCACATTTTAGTGAGGTTACGTTTCAGTAGCGCTAACACGTAGCGCCTTGCCGGGAAGGGTTTAAGAGGACTATGATAGTCGATAAAACCACCACAAAGGATTTAAATAGTATTGTTTCTTTAGTGAAACAAGTGGCAAGCTGTGATGTTTTGCCATTGTTAAGCATACAAGGACAAACTGAGTTTACTACAAGAGTACTTAGCGATATTGAGACCACGTTGTATACGACAGCTTTCTGTACACTCAAAGTTGTCATTGATAAGGAAATTGTCGGTTACGGAGCGCTTCGTAACGGTAACTATCTTACTCACCTTTTCATATCTAAACATTGCCAAGGTAAAGGTATAGGCAAAGCCTTGCTTACTCGTCTTCTAGAGACTTCAACAGAGTCTGAAATTGATCTGCGCTCTTCAATCAATGCAGCAAGCTTCTACGAAAACTATGGTTTTATCCGAATAGGCGAAGAGACTGAGTTTAATGGTATTCGATTTGTGCCAATGCGTTTGGTTCGATTTTAGACACCTCACCAGTCATAGAGGATGACATGACATTTAGCGAGATAAAAGCTGGAGACACACAGCTTCAAAAAGAACTGCTTCTTACTGCATTATGGACACCAGACGACGAAGCAGACCATAGTCCAGAGGTATTAGAGCTTCCGCATATCAAAGCATATTATGAAAACTGGGGTAGGGAGGGTGATATTGGTTTCTTTGCAATGTCTCCAGACTCAGCGCCAATGGGCATCGTGCAGGCACGCTACAAGTCCAGTCAAACGAAAGCCTACTCTGATTACCCGGAAGTCGCGATAGCGGTTCATCCGAACTATCGAGGACGAGGGATTGCGTCTGCGTTAATGGAGCAACTTATCAAATCTGTTCCGTCGGGTCTGAGACTCGGTGTTCACCCAAAAAATACGTCTGCAATCAAGTTGTATGAGAAATATGGTTTTAGAACGTATGAAATTGCCGAAAATGGCTATGCACAGATGGTTCGTGAAATTTAATATCTTAGTGCAGACTTACTGGCGTTGACGCAGTTACTCTGCGCGAAATAGAGACAAGTTATCGAATGTAATGAGAAGGGAAAGACGATGCCTATGACTATCAAAGGTAGATGCTTATGTGGCTCTGTTGAGTTTGAATTAGAAGATAGATTCGAGAACTTCTATTTTTGCTACTGCGAGCAATGTAGAAAAGTGACGGGGTCGTCTCTTGCCTCCAACGCGATTACGGATAAGCATAACTTAACTTGGTTAAAGGGAGACGATTTAGTTGTACGTTTCGACCACCCAGAAGGAAGTTTTTCCAAGGCGTTCTGTTCTCGTTGTGGTTCAGGTTTACCCCATGAATCTCAGAATGGTACCGATCTTGTGGTGCCAGTGGGGAGCCTTGATAGCGCACCCTCATTATCGCCAACTGCCCAAATCTTTAGTGCAGAGAAGACTAAGTGGTTCAAAGAAGGTATTTCAGCCCCGGAGTATAAAGGGTTTAAGGTTTCCAATTAGGACAGTGCGTAGGTAGCTTGTTCTCTTAAAAGCATAGTTTGCGACGCAGGTAATAGAGCGTCTTATTTAGTCAGCTCAATGCCATTCAAGAATGAGATTTAAGAATACAAAGGAATGTCGATGAATCTAAATCAAGTGACTTTAGCGGTACACGATATCGATGCTGCTGTAGAGTTTTATAGTAAGTTAGGATTAAAGCAGATTGTCGCAGACTCACATTACGCGCGTTTCTCCTTTCCAGATGGTGATGCGACGTTTTCTATCTACCTTGATAGAGATAAGCAGGGGTTAGAATGTCGAGGAGTGGTTTATTTTGAGC
This window of the Vibrio maritimus genome carries:
- a CDS encoding DUF6817 domain-containing protein, whose amino-acid sequence is MDKFSMLQKMGAGDFQHLNGSLEAHLKGTEQVLIDWGSSELLQIAGLFHAAYGTAGFDESMVSLSQRQEIARIIGTDEEALVYLYCSCDRDYVFPQFGKVLEIQFKDRFTGSTFKLDGVTVKLFCELTVANELELVYGSEEFKLKYGAELFELFQGMDSYLSTEARKAYKSALSNFA
- a CDS encoding DUF4440 domain-containing protein, whose translation is MEVIIEQEIALHQFEVRQNIVEIERLIHPDFREVGRSGNSYDFKSIVRMMEAEKPSNVQVHSQNYECVALEPTVQLLTYETALIDDSGQVSNFTKRSSIWVLVGELWQLKYHQGTPCDIFEIKVSRKGT
- a CDS encoding DUF3800 domain-containing protein; translated protein: MVKEKDGVFVYADESGHSGKDIFNEGSPLYYQGSVISVGDIEPIVSPIVAKYCDENGLERLHGFELGEQKVNALCIELLDALKEIDWQLHYTLIEKRYIAPTKFVDTIFDSYDNPAVHPLWYLTDLFRHTLCVLIDDMMEEGELNKKFWSCYLADDIDGLIEISKVLLERAPFIFDARACEVVTDGLTYAIDNPEIFTLTAAKGKSAYKKETPNIVAFSSLLTAIHRFCKPRGLSVSALVHDQSDEFKGTMREYHKIFFGVDYEEDKFGGVPQFERVEYGLGEFKLESSKNSSGLQVVDLFLWLIQRDIKDQNLLLTKSQILEKAEDFRISRGMSLAIIKARQFQLMQQELSPEQLEAGKRLNKKILANQSAKMKK
- a CDS encoding GNAT family N-acetyltransferase encodes the protein MEITTGKSIELIEKAQAIRYQVFTVEQNIPNELDFDGLDCVAEHVLVTETNQAVATARLVINADGSSVMARVAVLEAYRGRGIASIVVNKLIEYAKEQGVSSIEIHAHSYLRDYYEIFGFEFIQEVEIVGEHQLIEMRYQLALT
- a CDS encoding class I SAM-dependent methyltransferase gives rise to the protein MDDNSEIWRQYYAKALSRPHSKRTAFAVQLNESKLKVATDCGCGTGSDIEYLEQQGFNVHGFDINPDSVAICRDRFGSKSLVDITESSFETFDYPKSGVVIANSSLFFADPKQFEATWNKIKSSIEIGGVFAGDFMGFKDSWANNYLSPITPLSESEVKALFSDFEIVRFFERDEEAKTSLGRMKHWHTFSVVAVKRT
- a CDS encoding carbon-nitrogen hydrolase family protein, with the translated sequence MVGCPLDSGHTLKPSIGAVICHPDGHVEFYEKQYLHDGEHEYCSSGSEDYFLTIKGYKIALAICADFSCPEHVTRAKQSGADVYLASALISNAGYSTDARLLADIAASNGMPVLLSNHISPTGGWLVCGNNSIWDSEGKLVTSSESVEECFVFCTIMGSTVGASKHNKLLKSDG
- a CDS encoding GNAT family N-acetyltransferase, with protein sequence MDFELDLAPSDESINDIRNGLVEHNTPYLGEVSHHSVAFFVKQDGKKVGGITAEILGDWLLIKYLWVDKSLRSVGVGSKLLNKLEVHAKEQGCHSSMVDTFSFQAKSFYEKRGYVCHMTLENYPVEHARHFFTKKLS
- a CDS encoding GNAT family N-acetyltransferase; amino-acid sequence: MHLKYKITDPGCKEFSALVQELNATLKAITTDTGESSFVRDEFCPSTDGCIVIYDQDIAVACGLFRKHQNGSCELKRMFSKEKGAGSYLISQLESYALQKGYERAVLSTRRVNKLAINFYKRHGYSEIEAYGKYVHTDRSICLGKALCN
- a CDS encoding nitrilase-related carbon-nitrogen hydrolase gives rise to the protein MVSSISISLPQAPVFKEDIAANIHQHLVAIEASASLGADLVVFPELSLTGYELKSLAKLAQGKNLRISHNYLKLRLNITFRLS